A stretch of Gasterosteus aculeatus chromosome 4, fGasAcu3.hap1.1, whole genome shotgun sequence DNA encodes these proteins:
- the flrt1b gene encoding leucine-rich repeat transmembrane protein FLRT1, with translation MAADSIAELRDWLFLLLLCLTLLAEVLELAAAAIAMETGEGDEGIVCPSVCRCDEGFVYCNDRGLSIIPPLPLMAAILYLQSNRLSNAGLPPSLERSTSIRVIYLYANQLDEFPIHLPPSLRELHLQDNNIRTLPRSALAKLPLLERLHLDDNSISTVSIQERAFSGTPRLRLLFLSRNHLSSIPAGLPASLEELRLDDNRISTIPTHAFRGLSSLRRLVLDGNLLANTRIADDTFTRLSNLTELSLVRNALQSPPVYLPSAHLVRLHLQDNGMTHIPRGALDGMRRLQRLDLSGNNLTTIPRGLLKDTESLEMLLLRGNPWYCGCNLRWLHAWLHTRGAAVTVRGLTCQGPESVRGQALKELTSLMDQCEGPAAGPSTGMGMNPAEKDGDGGGGEERVGGDQAVDSVPHGSTTSTSLLVPTKGSLFTLRAKRPGLVMPLPPGEGGHVSGEALELTVKPLSADSVLVSWLCPQSAPSFRLSWLRLGSSAALGSITETLVPGDWRQYTLEHLSPRSHYLICLLPLRQESSFGGSSMGSSRVSSTDTDSKDSAPACAQIETGDALVSAGGEGSDKEGQDSELTALPLAGIIGGATAVVSLLLIFGIFCWYGQRTSYVSGDTGAYSRGRGGKQYDDYVESGTKKDTSILEIRAPPAGFQMTAMAHQALQPKLEDVTYIHTIFPSSSSTAQANGTYRSSHGAGSLNGTILSQTSHHHATYGTNRGYREGGVPDIDYVYT, from the coding sequence ATGGCAGCTGACAGTATCGCCGAGCTCCGCGATTggctcttcctgctcctcctgtgcCTCACCTTATTGGCTGAGGTGCTGGAACTGgcggcagcggcaatcgccatgGAGACGGGCGAGGGAGATGAGGGCATTGTTTGTCCCTCAGTGTGCCGCTGCGATGAGGGTTTTGTCTACTGCAACGACCGTGGCCTCAGTATCATTCCTCCACTACCGTTAATGGCCGCCATCCTCTACTTGCAGAGCAACCGTCTGAGTAACGCTGGCCTGCCTCCCTCGCTGGAACGCAGCACTTCCATACGAGTGATTTACCTGTATGCCAACCAGTTGGATGAATTCCCTATACACCTCCCGCCTTCGTTACGGGAGCTCCATCTGCAGGATAATAACATACGAACGTTACCGAGATCAGCTCTGGCCAAACTACCACTACTGGAACGTTTGCACCTGGATGACAACTCTATATCCACAGTTAGCATCCAGGAGCGAGCTTTTTCCGGGACTCCGCGGCTCCGACTACTGTTTCTGTCTCGGAACCACCTATCGAGCATCCCAGCGGGTCTGCCGGCCTCCTTGGAAGAGTTACGACTGGACGACAATAGAATCAGCACCATCCCCACGCATGCCTTCCGCGGGCTCTCCTCCCTGCGACGCCTGGTCCTCGATGGGAACCTGCTGGCCAACACGCGCATTGCAGACGACACCTTCACGCGTCTCTCCAACCTGACTGAGCTGTCGCTGGTCAGGAACGCGCTGCAGTCCCCGCCGGTTTACCTACCATCCGCTCACCTTGTGCGACTTCACCTGCAAGACAACGGAATGACTCACATACCACGGGGGGCGCTGGATGGGATGCGGCGGCTACAGAGGCTGGACCTGTCGGGAAACAATCTGACCACTATCCCACGGGGACTTCTGAAGGACACAGAAAGCCTGGAGATGCTACTGCTGCGAGGAAACCCCTGGTACTGTGGCTGCAACCTTCGCTGGCTCCACGCATGGCTTCACACCCGTGGGGCAGCGGTGACAGTCAGGGGTCTGACCTGTCAGGGGCCCGAGTCTGTAAGGGGACAGGCCCTCAAAGAACTAACCTCCCTGATGGATCAGTGTGAAGGCCCTGCTGCTGGTCCCAGTACTGGAATGGGGATGAACCCAGCAGAaaaagatggagatggaggaggaggtgaagaacgTGTTGGAGGGGACCAAGCAGTGGATTCCGTTCCCCAtggcagcaccaccagcacctccCTGCTGGTCCCGACAAAAGGTTCCCTCTTCACCCTGCGAGCCAAGCGGCCGGGCCTTGTAATGCCTTTGCCTCCCGGTGAGGGGGGCCACGTGTCTGGAGAGGCCCTGGAGCTGACTGTAAAGCCTCTCTCTGCGGACAGTGTACTGGTGAGCTGGCTGTGCCCACAGTCGGCACCCTCCTTCCGCTTGTCGTGGCTGAGGCTGGGTAGCAGTGCGGCTCTTGGCTCCATAACAGAGACTCTAGTGCCTGGAGACTGGAGGCAGTACACACTCGAACACCTCAGCCCACGCTCCCATTACCTCATCTGTCTGCTGCCACTACGACAGGAGTCCTCCTTTGGGGGTTCCAGCATGGGTTCATCGCGAGTTAGTAGCACGGACACAGACAGCAAAGACTCGGCCCCGGCCTGTGCTCAGATAGAAACTGGAGACGCTCTGGTCAGcgcagggggggagggttcaGACAAAGAGGGACAGGACTCTGAACTAACAGCCCTGCCATTGGCTGGGATCATAGGGGGTGCCACGGCAGTTGTAAGCCTGCTGTTAATCTTTGGCATTTTCTGCTGGTACGGACAGAGAACAAGTTACGTGTCCGGGGACACGGGTGCATACAGCAGGGGCCGGGGCGGGAAACAGTACGACGACTATGTAGAGTCGGGCACCAAGAAAGACACTTCCATCTTAGAGATCAGGGCCCCACCTGCAGGGTTTCAGATGACAGCTATGGCCCATCAGGCCCTGCAGCCTAAGCTGGAGGATGTCACCTACATTCACACCATTTTCCCCTCTTCTTCATCTACCGCCCAAGCTAACGGGACGTACCGGAGCAGCCACGGAGCCGGGAGCCTCAATGGCACCATCCTCAGCCAAACCAGCCACCATCACGCCACTTACGGTACCAACCGTGGCTACAGAGAGGGCGGCGTCCCTGACATTGATTATGTCTACACGTGA